From Methanococcus maripaludis, the proteins below share one genomic window:
- the upp gene encoding uracil phosphoribosyltransferase, whose protein sequence is MIKDERWEGVYSFEDSPYLMETLTNLRNVSTENISFRKGLVRLGRYMGYELTKTMEFEEMHVQTPLEKTKGIFPKDRSNVVIITILRAAFPLMEGLIKNFESAKVGIVSASRGHAPDFKIEMNYIKVPQVTPEDTVIVSDPMIATGSTLIHVLKEFKDSKPKRLMIVGVLAAPEGINAVKAEFPDVEIFVTKIDDKLNNDGYIVPGLGDAGDRAFGEPFKVSMLPQMHNLE, encoded by the coding sequence ATGATAAAAGATGAAAGATGGGAAGGAGTTTATTCCTTTGAAGATTCACCTTATTTGATGGAAACACTGACCAATTTAAGAAATGTAAGCACTGAAAATATTTCTTTTAGAAAAGGGCTTGTTAGACTTGGAAGATACATGGGTTACGAACTCACAAAAACCATGGAATTTGAAGAAATGCATGTTCAAACACCTTTAGAAAAAACCAAAGGAATTTTTCCAAAAGATAGGTCAAATGTAGTCATTATAACCATTTTAAGAGCTGCATTTCCATTAATGGAAGGATTAATAAAAAATTTTGAATCTGCAAAAGTAGGAATCGTTTCTGCATCAAGAGGACATGCGCCTGATTTTAAAATAGAAATGAACTACATAAAAGTTCCACAAGTTACGCCCGAAGATACGGTTATTGTATCTGACCCAATGATTGCAACAGGATCTACACTAATTCATGTTTTAAAAGAGTTTAAAGATTCTAAACCTAAAAGACTGATGATAGTTGGAGTTCTTGCAGCGCCAGAAGGAATAAATGCAGTAAAAGCAGAATTTCCAGATGTCGAAATATTCGTAACGAAAATCGATGATAAATTAAATAACGACGGCTACATCGTACCGGGACTCGGGGATGCTGGAGATCGAGCTTTTGGGGAACCTTTCAAAGTTTCAATGCTTCCACAAATGCACAATTTAGAATAA
- a CDS encoding Na+/H+ antiporter NhaC family protein: MDFGILSLLPPVVAIGLALITKRVYMSLFLGILAGSLLYNNWNIVASASHIVNTIIGSVELTSITGISSFTGVGNLWNLLILLFLVMLGILIALITRAGGALAYGNWASTKIKSKEGASLSTSLLGILLFIDDYFNCLTVGTVMKPITDKFKISRAKLAYIIDSTAAPVCILMPVSSWFAAVVGNLGESGVGTGALSSMSPSGVFFSAILYNTYALVALFMVAFIISFKKMDFGPMKVHEKVATETGDLFNGDAETAAIESEIEPLSGGKISYLVLPLVVLILAIIFAFMISGGLFAGAGVIESFLSMDASWGLFWGGLISLLFTVIYFTASKAVPVNDIAGLFAKGSKLMLPAITILILAWSLGSVIGDLGTGTYLSSLIQNSLPVQILPAILFLLSGFMAFSTGTSWGTFGIMLPIAVPMAVGLGMPEFVVPFVAAVLGGAIYGDHSSPISDTTIMSSTGAGTKHIDHVQTQLPYTTLIGIMAFLGYLIVGYTINLGYWVSGLINLAFVAFAVYIGASFLSKK; this comes from the coding sequence ATGGATTTTGGCATACTATCTTTATTGCCACCTGTTGTAGCAATTGGATTGGCCTTGATTACTAAAAGAGTTTACATGTCTCTTTTCTTGGGTATCTTGGCAGGATCACTCCTTTACAACAACTGGAATATTGTTGCATCTGCATCACATATTGTAAATACAATTATTGGAAGTGTTGAATTAACTTCGATTACAGGAATTTCATCATTCACGGGCGTTGGAAATCTCTGGAATTTGTTAATATTATTGTTTTTAGTAATGCTTGGTATATTGATTGCATTAATCACGAGAGCAGGCGGAGCTCTTGCATACGGAAACTGGGCATCTACAAAAATTAAATCAAAAGAAGGTGCAAGCCTTTCCACATCGTTACTTGGTATTTTGTTATTTATTGATGATTATTTTAACTGTTTAACTGTTGGAACAGTAATGAAACCAATTACTGACAAATTCAAAATCTCAAGAGCCAAACTTGCATATATCATCGATTCAACAGCAGCACCAGTATGTATTTTAATGCCTGTTTCAAGCTGGTTTGCAGCTGTTGTTGGAAATTTAGGTGAATCAGGTGTTGGAACAGGAGCTCTTTCAAGCATGAGTCCATCAGGCGTGTTCTTTTCAGCGATACTATACAATACATATGCACTTGTTGCGCTGTTCATGGTTGCATTTATCATATCCTTTAAAAAAATGGATTTTGGTCCAATGAAAGTTCACGAAAAAGTTGCTACGGAAACTGGCGATTTATTCAATGGCGATGCAGAAACTGCAGCAATCGAATCAGAAATTGAACCATTAAGCGGCGGAAAAATTTCCTACCTTGTTCTACCATTAGTAGTTCTCATTTTAGCAATTATCTTTGCATTTATGATTTCAGGAGGCCTTTTTGCAGGCGCCGGAGTTATTGAATCATTCTTAAGCATGGATGCATCATGGGGTCTTTTCTGGGGAGGTTTAATATCGTTATTGTTTACAGTGATCTACTTTACAGCTTCAAAAGCAGTTCCTGTAAACGATATTGCAGGCCTTTTTGCAAAAGGTTCAAAATTAATGCTCCCTGCAATTACAATCCTTATACTTGCATGGTCCTTAGGTTCAGTAATTGGGGACCTTGGAACTGGAACATACCTTTCATCATTAATCCAAAACAGCTTGCCGGTTCAAATTTTACCTGCAATACTTTTCCTGTTATCCGGATTCATGGCATTTTCAACAGGTACTTCATGGGGTACTTTTGGAATCATGCTCCCGATTGCAGTTCCTATGGCAGTTGGACTTGGAATGCCTGAATTCGTTGTTCCATTCGTTGCTGCAGTTTTAGGTGGTGCAATATATGGTGATCACTCATCCCCAATATCTGATACAACCATTATGAGTTCAACAGGGGCAGGTACGAAACACATCGACCACGTCCAAACACAACTCCCATACACGACCTTGATAGGAATCATGGCGTTTTTAGGTTACTTGATTGTAGGATACACCATAAATTTAGGTTACTGGGTAAGTGGACTTATTAACCTTGCATTCGTAGCTTTTGCAGTATATATTGGTGCAAGCTTCCTTTCAAAAAAGTAA
- a CDS encoding transcriptional regulator has translation MREVLLSECIDLLYESHFVISKPFGRSCFDLIAKKGNLRLLIKILKNIDSLSTEQSEELLNISKMLQAVPVIIGTRTRNSVMEEGAVYERYGIKAVTFNTFREQLVGEPPVVYANRGGFFVNIDGKVLRETREKLKISVGELAEVSRVSRKTIYKYEQNEANPSAEVAIKIEEYLDVPLIKGINIMDCIDGLKSQKSRDDAFEKILKEGEDFKIRVIDILGDMGFNLLETTKAPFDAVAEESKGEDAENQNIIFTNIQETENEEIRRKAMIVDEISKILNSHSLLVLEKKTNEDKRITSMSISELEKIGDTVDLLDFIEKRKKTTK, from the coding sequence ATGAGAGAAGTTTTACTTTCAGAATGCATCGATCTGCTTTATGAATCCCATTTTGTGATATCAAAACCTTTTGGAAGGTCTTGTTTTGATTTAATCGCTAAAAAAGGGAATTTAAGATTATTAATAAAGATTTTGAAAAACATAGATAGTTTGAGCACTGAACAGTCTGAAGAACTGTTAAATATTTCAAAAATGCTTCAAGCAGTACCTGTAATTATTGGAACTCGTACGAGAAATTCAGTAATGGAAGAAGGGGCCGTATATGAGCGATACGGTATAAAAGCAGTTACTTTTAATACGTTTCGGGAGCAATTGGTGGGCGAGCCTCCAGTAGTTTATGCAAACAGGGGCGGATTTTTTGTAAATATTGATGGAAAGGTTTTAAGGGAAACTCGTGAAAAATTAAAGATTTCTGTTGGAGAACTTGCAGAAGTATCTCGAGTTTCAAGAAAAACAATCTATAAATACGAACAGAACGAAGCAAATCCTTCTGCTGAAGTTGCAATAAAAATAGAAGAATATCTAGATGTTCCATTAATTAAAGGAATTAACATAATGGACTGTATAGATGGATTAAAATCCCAGAAAAGTCGTGATGATGCTTTTGAAAAGATATTGAAAGAAGGAGAAGATTTTAAGATACGCGTTATTGATATTTTAGGCGATATGGGCTTTAATTTACTTGAAACTACAAAAGCTCCTTTTGATGCCGTAGCAGAAGAATCAAAAGGGGAAGATGCAGAAAATCAAAATATTATATTTACAAATATTCAAGAAACTGAGAATGAAGAGATAAGAAGAAAGGCAATGATTGTTGATGAAATTTCTAAAATATTAAACAGTCATTCTTTGCTCGTTCTTGAGAAAAAAACCAATGAAGATAAGAGAATTACAAGTATGAGTATATCCGAACTTGAAAAAATTGGAGATACCGTAGATTTACTCGACTTTATAGAAAAAAGGAAAAAAACAACGAAATAA
- a CDS encoding DUF2124 domain-containing protein produces the protein MKKIAEDKGISSQLRHFKAAVSEYGSKSILYSGSKGVCLPFALLNAYAVRTIEEQYFTPDAKLDEISKLNLGSLGYNYSNLDNNTEINPEMLVLMGGLAMPHSKVTTSDVNALIDKISPKKVVGICFSSVFQKQGWDKDIDFDLIIDSQLEPVTVYEK, from the coding sequence GTGAAAAAAATAGCAGAAGATAAGGGAATTTCTTCACAATTAAGACATTTTAAAGCAGCAGTATCAGAATATGGCTCTAAAAGTATCCTTTACAGCGGTTCAAAAGGAGTATGTCTTCCTTTTGCATTATTAAATGCTTATGCTGTAAGAACTATTGAAGAACAATATTTTACCCCTGATGCAAAATTAGATGAAATTTCAAAACTTAATTTGGGAAGTTTGGGCTACAATTACAGTAACTTGGATAATAATACCGAAATTAATCCAGAAATGCTGGTATTAATGGGAGGGCTTGCAATGCCTCATTCCAAAGTTACCACCTCAGATGTAAACGCACTAATTGATAAAATAAGCCCTAAAAAAGTAGTAGGGATCTGTTTCTCGAGCGTTTTTCAAAAACAAGGCTGGGATAAGGATATTGATTTTGACTTGATAATAGACAGCCAGTTAGAGCCCGTCACAGTTTATGAAAAATAA
- a CDS encoding ATP-binding protein: MSFLNNQNSMKFKFRKLLIDSNRIIIYRNLLDDKIIGYLINIIRELSEDKPDESIVEKNYYGLTHDLIIKAENENLSGNILKSYIMNAILKDENIFAISCEKHYGNLESLYELAFKDIGVLKRIMDIDTKHLRNIMDSEDETIENYTPTLYKDEKTVFSDYREELLNIDSVPELLDSIIEYYYKIGSGELVDHVAFRWNNKTGFSGIKYCDLVDMENIVGYNYQKEIILKNTSAFIEGNPANNILLVGSRGTGKSSLVKSLVKEYCLDGLRIIELKKSQLKDFGQMVDHLRNRNKKFIVFLDDLSFEDNETEYKELKSVLEGTLEKKPENVIIYATSNRRNLIKESWSERDSDIHSNDSINEKMSLSDRFGITLSFYSPTQEEYLNMVKKLAIENGINPCKADDVKFYSMNIGKLSDQTGMIMAWETLREDAVKWGMSQNGFSGRTAKQFIDYIIGTYKN; encoded by the coding sequence ATGTCATTTCTTAATAACCAAAATTCAATGAAATTTAAGTTTAGAAAGCTTCTAATCGACTCCAATAGGATTATAATATATAGAAATCTTCTTGACGATAAAATAATAGGCTATTTAATAAATATAATACGAGAACTCTCAGAAGATAAACCGGATGAATCAATAGTGGAAAAAAATTACTATGGATTAACCCATGATTTGATTATAAAAGCTGAAAATGAAAATCTCAGCGGAAATATTTTAAAATCATACATCATGAACGCCATTTTAAAAGATGAAAATATATTCGCGATATCTTGTGAAAAGCATTATGGTAACTTGGAAAGCCTTTATGAACTTGCATTTAAAGATATAGGCGTTTTAAAACGAATTATGGATATAGACACCAAGCATTTACGGAACATTATGGATTCAGAAGATGAAACCATTGAAAATTACACACCCACACTTTACAAGGATGAAAAAACCGTATTTTCAGATTATAGGGAAGAACTTTTAAATATTGATTCTGTTCCTGAACTTTTAGATTCTATTATCGAATATTATTATAAAATCGGTTCCGGTGAACTGGTAGACCACGTAGCATTTAGGTGGAATAATAAAACCGGATTTTCAGGAATTAAATACTGTGATTTAGTGGATATGGAAAACATTGTTGGATACAATTACCAAAAAGAAATTATTTTGAAAAATACCTCTGCTTTTATCGAAGGAAATCCTGCAAATAATATTTTACTTGTCGGATCTAGGGGAACTGGAAAATCATCCCTTGTAAAATCCCTTGTAAAAGAATACTGTCTTGATGGTTTAAGAATTATCGAACTTAAAAAAAGCCAATTAAAAGATTTTGGACAGATGGTAGACCATTTACGGAATAGAAATAAAAAATTTATAGTATTTCTCGATGATTTATCCTTTGAAGATAATGAAACTGAATATAAAGAATTAAAATCAGTTCTTGAAGGAACCTTAGAAAAAAAACCGGAAAATGTAATAATTTATGCAACTTCAAACAGGAGAAACCTCATAAAAGAATCCTGGTCAGAAAGAGATTCAGATATTCATTCAAACGATTCAATAAATGAAAAAATGTCACTTTCAGACAGATTTGGAATAACTTTAAGTTTCTATTCACCAACGCAAGAAGAATACTTAAATATGGTTAAAAAACTTGCTATTGAAAACGGGATTAATCCGTGTAAGGCCGATGACGTGAAATTTTATTCGATGAATATTGGAAAATTGTCCGATCAAACAGGAATGATTATGGCATGGGAAACACTTCGTGAAGATGCTGTAAAATGGGGCATGTCGCAAAACGGCTTTTCGGGACGAACTGCAAAACAATTTATAGATTATATCATTGGAACTTACAAAAATTAA
- a CDS encoding DUF2178 domain-containing protein codes for MDLKTYKKYLRILIITVAILVSLAVTTGNGYLAVLIVVIGIFTKMNLRKKLDEVIEDELLHKVAEKASYLTIQVVCLIFALLSVFLTGFKSYVPEYALIGTLLAYSALCILFVNMLFRYIFSKKYGII; via the coding sequence ATGGATTTAAAAACGTATAAAAAATATCTTAGGATATTAATCATAACTGTTGCAATTTTGGTAAGTTTGGCAGTAACTACTGGAAATGGATATCTTGCGGTTTTAATAGTTGTAATCGGAATTTTTACCAAAATGAACCTTAGAAAAAAACTCGATGAAGTAATAGAAGATGAACTTCTGCATAAAGTCGCTGAAAAAGCATCATATTTGACAATACAAGTTGTATGCTTAATTTTTGCACTTTTAAGCGTATTTTTAACGGGTTTTAAGAGTTATGTGCCAGAATATGCGTTAATTGGAACCTTGTTAGCGTATTCAGCACTATGTATTTTATTTGTAAACATGCTCTTCAGATACATATTTAGTAAAAAATACGGCATAATTTAA
- a CDS encoding helix-turn-helix transcriptional regulator — translation MKNKIKVFRAMHNLTQENLAKKLNVTRQTIIAIEKEKYDPSLELAFKIAELFEAKIEDVFIYESCSK, via the coding sequence ATGAAAAACAAAATTAAGGTATTTAGGGCAATGCACAATTTAACCCAAGAAAATCTTGCAAAAAAGTTAAATGTGACACGTCAAACAATTATTGCAATTGAAAAAGAAAAATACGACCCTTCCCTTGAATTAGCCTTTAAAATTGCAGAATTATTTGAAGCAAAAATTGAAGATGTATTTATTTACGAATCATGTTCAAAATAA
- a CDS encoding ketopantoate reductase family protein — MNVLIIGAGAVGLCLAAKLSNVADVFAVTRERNAKIIRESGFKMTGIWGEGTFNFEASENVPERDFDYIIISSKGLATKSICEQFKDVINGKNVISMQNGVGNEEIILRYTDKVIGGTIITGFEWKGDAKVHVSVEGGPMTVGRFPNGTDKEVTDFVKLIKSSGIPVNETENIQGAIWSKTIYNCALNPLGAVMNVPYGELSNEHSWNIIKNIVSEIFEITSKKGVILPWKTSEEYLKYLKEFQLPNTAAHHSSMLQDISKGNITEIDFLNGAVVTIAKEFGIKTPYNKFITEQIKFLENLKSKKE, encoded by the coding sequence ATGAATGTTTTAATTATTGGGGCAGGTGCTGTTGGATTATGTCTAGCTGCTAAATTATCAAATGTAGCAGATGTTTTTGCAGTAACAAGGGAGAGAAATGCAAAAATTATACGCGAATCTGGTTTTAAAATGACTGGAATCTGGGGGGAAGGAACTTTTAACTTTGAAGCTTCTGAAAATGTTCCAGAACGCGATTTTGATTATATTATTATATCTTCAAAAGGACTTGCAACAAAATCAATATGCGAACAATTTAAGGATGTTATAAACGGTAAAAATGTTATCAGCATGCAAAATGGTGTTGGAAACGAAGAAATAATTTTAAGATATACAGATAAAGTGATTGGCGGAACTATTATAACTGGTTTTGAATGGAAGGGGGACGCAAAAGTACACGTTTCAGTAGAAGGGGGCCCGATGACCGTTGGAAGATTCCCAAATGGAACGGATAAAGAAGTAACTGATTTTGTAAAATTAATAAAAAGTTCTGGAATACCTGTTAATGAAACAGAAAATATTCAGGGGGCAATATGGTCAAAAACGATTTATAACTGTGCATTAAATCCGCTTGGAGCAGTTATGAATGTCCCATATGGTGAACTTTCAAATGAACACTCATGGAATATTATTAAAAATATTGTATCTGAAATATTTGAGATAACTTCCAAAAAAGGAGTAATTCTGCCTTGGAAAACGTCAGAAGAATATTTAAAATATTTAAAAGAGTTCCAGCTTCCAAATACTGCTGCACACCATTCTTCAATGCTTCAGGATATTTCAAAAGGAAATATAACAGAAATAGATTTTTTAAATGGTGCAGTTGTGACTATTGCAAAAGAATTTGGAATAAAAACGCCGTATAATAAATTTATTACTGAACAGATAAAGTTCCTTGAAAATTTAAAATCAAAAAAGGAATAA
- a CDS encoding YwbE family protein, with translation MNGKNRSDITAGLKVNIVLKKDQKTGKLTTGIVKDLLTNSSYHPHGIKVRLEDGQVGRVQEILK, from the coding sequence ATGAATGGAAAAAACAGGTCCGACATAACAGCTGGATTGAAGGTAAACATAGTCCTCAAAAAAGACCAAAAAACTGGTAAATTAACTACTGGAATTGTAAAAGACCTTCTTACAAATTCAAGCTATCACCCACACGGAATAAAGGTAAGGCTTGAAGATGGGCAGGTTGGAAGAGTTCAGGAAATTTTAAAATAA
- a CDS encoding DMT family transporter, whose product MNDRSLGILLMFLTVIFWGISFVSTKIILEFIPPITIGFIRVVIAAVILIFFIRNFTKYSKEDFVYIVLAGFLGITSYYLFENVALKYTTATNASLIAATVPIFYLMVSDMVEKKIPSKIKYFGSLIGLFGVFILILNGKFVLELNPLGDILMFGAVCTWVLYTFVIQKLQKHDDLKVTRDITLIGAVFFIPFTIIELGYNGMFEFTILLNPYIAFSLLYLAIFCSAIAYLFWNMAIRLAGASTTTNGVYIIPIVAMITDAIILKNIPNIYAIIGAVLVLFGVYISENGGKLKINL is encoded by the coding sequence ATGAACGACAGATCCTTGGGCATTTTGTTAATGTTTTTAACCGTAATTTTCTGGGGAATTTCATTTGTATCAACAAAAATTATTTTAGAGTTTATTCCACCAATTACAATAGGATTTATACGCGTTGTAATTGCAGCCGTAATTTTAATTTTCTTTATAAGAAATTTTACGAAATATTCAAAAGAAGATTTTGTATACATTGTGTTAGCGGGTTTTTTAGGGATTACTTCATATTATTTATTCGAAAATGTGGCTTTAAAGTATACTACTGCAACTAATGCATCATTAATTGCAGCAACGGTACCTATATTTTATCTGATGGTATCAGATATGGTGGAAAAGAAAATTCCAAGCAAAATAAAGTACTTCGGAAGTTTAATTGGGCTTTTTGGAGTCTTCATTTTGATATTAAATGGAAAATTTGTACTCGAGTTAAATCCGCTCGGGGATATATTGATGTTTGGTGCAGTTTGTACCTGGGTACTCTACACATTTGTAATCCAAAAACTTCAAAAACACGATGATTTAAAAGTTACAAGGGATATAACGTTAATTGGTGCAGTATTCTTTATACCATTTACAATTATAGAACTTGGATATAACGGCATGTTTGAGTTTACAATATTGTTAAATCCATACATTGCATTTTCACTACTTTACCTTGCAATTTTTTGTTCAGCAATAGCTTATTTATTCTGGAATATGGCAATAAGACTTGCAGGTGCAAGTACGACAACAAATGGGGTTTATATTATCCCAATCGTTGCAATGATTACAGATGCCATAATTTTAAAAAATATTCCAAATATTTATGCAATAATTGGGGCGGTTTTGGTGTTATTTGGAGTTTATATCTCTGAAAATGGTGGCAAATTAAAAATAAATTTATAA
- a CDS encoding 30S ribosomal protein S3ae, whose translation MARMKARSAKGKRVAKDTWKSKVWYDIYTPQSFGGDVIGQTPANDPANLIGRISEISLRDLTNEHSKHMTRMYFKVDGVSGNNATSQFVGHDTTREYLKSQVRRRRRSKINAIVEVRTKDGFKVRVKALVLTAVRARDHHKTEIRVRMEQIIKDMAKETPFAEFVHAMLMGGLGSKIYGDCKKMFPLKRVEIFKSEVIEFGKAAEAPVEEAAAEEVVEAAAAAAAETQE comes from the coding sequence ATGGCAAGAATGAAAGCTAGGTCCGCTAAAGGAAAAAGAGTGGCCAAAGATACATGGAAATCCAAAGTATGGTATGATATTTACACACCACAATCATTCGGTGGAGACGTAATTGGACAAACTCCAGCAAACGACCCTGCAAACTTGATCGGCAGGATTTCAGAAATCAGCTTAAGAGACTTGACAAACGAACATTCAAAACACATGACAAGAATGTATTTCAAAGTTGATGGCGTAAGTGGAAACAACGCTACATCACAGTTTGTAGGTCACGACACAACAAGAGAATACTTAAAATCACAAGTTAGAAGAAGAAGAAGAAGCAAAATCAACGCAATCGTTGAAGTAAGAACAAAAGATGGTTTCAAAGTAAGAGTTAAAGCATTAGTTTTAACAGCTGTAAGAGCAAGAGACCACCACAAAACAGAAATTAGAGTTAGAATGGAACAAATAATCAAAGACATGGCAAAAGAAACTCCATTTGCTGAATTCGTACACGCTATGTTAATGGGCGGATTAGGTTCAAAAATCTACGGCGACTGTAAAAAAATGTTCCCATTAAAAAGAGTAGAAATCTTCAAATCCGAAGTTATAGAATTTGGAAAAGCTGCTGAAGCACCTGTGGAAGAAGCTGCTGCTGAGGAAGTAGTAGAAGCTGCTGCTGCTGCTGCTGCTGAAACACAAGAATAA